acagttgtgtgtgtgtgtgtgtgtgtgtgtgtgtgtgtgagagagagagagagagagagagagagagagagagagagagaattttgaaTGTCCCCTGTACAAGTAAAGCTTAGACTCTCTGAATGTAGAAAAGTAGAAAAAAAACAGGAAAGGTTGGGCTAGAACATTTTTCCTTGCTAGctctatttattgcatttatttatgcattcacttatttattgcatttatgtcctACTCCACCTATTTCtgaaaggagctcaaagtggtttatacggttctctgcttcctcctttaatccccacaatcacctgaggttggttaggctgagagccatTGACTAACCCAAGActacccaatgagtttcatggctgaggacttgaactctggtctcccaaagTCTTAGACCACAAAGTTTTCTAATTCCATCCTTCTCTATCCcttactttcttctttttcttttccctatCCTTTCCTATTTCCTCCCTATCCTTTTCctcactctccctccctccctcctcataAAATATAACCCACCTCCACTTCCAGTATGAAAATGTGCCATTTCCAATGTACCACCTCATTCTGTTGTCTGTGTGGAGCTGGCCTGAATGCGTGAACAGGATCTGCTGAaataaaagtggggaggggagatggcaTGTTCTAGCTGTTTTTGGCTCATTCACACATGAAAGACTACACCTGAGGGTGCCATTGTCAGCTGCTGAACATCCACATGCAAACTGGCTTAAAAATGGGAGTCTAACCCAGAACCAGCGGGTCCTGGGTTTTTGGTCCCATCTCCCTCCCAACATCATCGCCTCGCCTTCTACAGAAGGCACTGCCCACTCTCCCTCACCATCAAGGCATTTCCCCAACAGACCAGCAACGGCTGCAGCTCAGAAGGAACCTGTCGCTGCATGATGGAGGCCCGGCAGGATCCATTTATCACCCGGCAGgcagctttattttttaaaaaagacgtgAGAGTATATCAGGGCCAGGAGAATAAAACAACTCAACAAAGACAAGCAAACACGGGAAAGATGACAGCCTGGCGAGATGAAGATGTACAACTGGTGGGATCACAGGAAGGTAGAGgcggtatttggggggggggtgcgcatCTGCTTGCTGGGGAACCAGCTAAAGAAGCACCTTTCCTGAGCAGGTATAAACTGACTCAATATGGGTCAGTTTCTAGGTTGCGTATTGGGCTGAGACTCGCAGCCAATACTGATTTTCTGCTGCAAAGAGGTAGGAAGAGGGGTGCATTTTGCACAGGGTTGGCActtctgcctccatccattccaAGCCACTTtgtgctcttatttatttatcatttatttatttagaacatgGGTTGTTGCTGTTTACCCACCCTCCACTTTAAGGTCCCGGCGCAggctacaacaattaaaatacaatatttaaaacagttcaaaacaacttacaatcacagaaataaggtgggtcctaaaaatattcatcatatacgtgtgtgtgtgtgtgtgtgtgtgtgttacatacCACGCCAATCTCTAAGCAGGGAGAgactccagaggttcctgcactTACCTAGGTTTAAATTCCTTGGGATGAAGCTCAGATGGTATCTTTCTGATATATGGCTTTATTTacgcatatatacaacctgagcataggaagCAAGGGCTCAGAGTATTAACACTCCTGTAGATATTGctccccctttattttatttatttgttcacatGTTTCAcagcatttatataccatttaattGAAGTCAACTTTGCTATgagaattaaaatgcaaacagacaAGAGTCATAGGAGCagacaaagctgccttatattaagCCACACCATCCAGCTTagtactgcctgcactgactggcagcagctcttcagggtttcaggcaggggatgttCCCAGAGCTACCTGTAGATACCAGGGATTGGATGGGAGGAATCTTCTGCTTGCAGAACTgatgctctgccagtgagctgCAACCCTTCCCTTTGTTGCCCATCAAGGGAGTAAATGGTGTGATAAGAGCCTACCATGCAGAGTTGATGTAAGGGTAATACTCCacatttggtttttttgcaggcTTGGAGCAGTTCTGCAAATGAGAAATGATAGAATGCTGCTTATATGATCTTAGTGCCTAAGACTACATTTTCCTATTCATTACAGATAAGCCATTGCCCCGAGGGATACCAGGAGGCATTTTTGGAATCCTGGGcgtcgttgctgctgctgccctcatTATCAGCGTGGCTGTGACTGTCTTCATTGTCTACAGGCGACAGCAAAAGGGCCGCTCTGACACCGACAATGATCTGTGAGTACCACACGCCCACCACAACCCCATATCTGTtctcccaaggaggaggaggaggagaatcaaCTTTGAGATTGCATGGGCCAATAAAAGGATAGGGCACCAATTGTGGAAGGTGCTATTGCGTGGGCATTCCCTGGACTGAGGAACAGTGTTAAGCACCTCTAATAGTAGGAAAgagctgtccgtggtgctgattTTCCATGACACACCTCAAGAGCAACCTGAGGCCCCCATCAATGGGATGCATTGAGATCAGATACATCCAATGGAAATCTAGTGTAGAGGACTCACTTTTGCACTCTCTGGACCACCCTTTCTGCCCATCTAATTTCAACTCTAAGAAGCAAATAGCTTTAGCAAGTCCCTGTCCTGGGCTTGCAAGCCTTCATCTCATTGCTTCCCCTTTTAATGGGACCATTTTCTTAGTACTGGTAAAGAAAATATTCTTTCTTCAGAGGGCATTTGAACatacctccctctctcctctgcctgcctgcagctTCTCAAAACATCCCTGGAGATGAATAGGGTTTCTAGGGAAAATGTTATTGTGCCGGGACAATGCATGGCCTGTCCATTTTTGTAAATGCATCTCACTCCCCACTTGAGCCCATTCCTGTATGCTAGTTATGCACCAGTATCACATCAGCCTTGACTCACTCTGTACGTGGAGCCAGTTTTATTGTGGAGACTCTGGGATTGCTTAATAATATTCTAAATGGGGGAAACCTACATCagccaccactgtgctcactccttgagagaagctctttgctcctctcctctgttcagaactgAAGTGGGAGAGATCCagtcctggcatccaatgaaatatgGGCATGTCTAAGGGTGTGTATTCAAATTGGGAGAGGCTGATCCAATGCAAACAAAGAActcagcaggaggggagaagatGGTGGATTTCTGCAGGGATATTTACAGAGACCTTTCACGAGCATCATAGGAGGTATCAGTGAGCACACTGGCACCCAAAAGCACCACATTAGTGACCCTGCTGTAAGATGAAGGCTGGAACCTCACATTGTGTTCCTGTGCCCTGCATTGTGTCTATGGCTGACAATTTCTCTTCCTGCAGGATTgaccttcccccctcccacaaacctgCTCCCCCACCTCCCAAGCGGAAGCAGGAGATGAAAAGCCACCTAACAGCAGAGGATATCCAGGTACCTTCCCCCATTGCTGACCGTCCTCACCTGAAGCAGAACGAAGcatggtttctccagccactggtCAGAGTTGCTCAGCCCATCCTATCTGGGGAAGCCTTTTGGCGGGGAGTCAATTTGGTAGGATGGGTGTGATGAGGTAGGATGTGGTGAAGTAGCCATTTCCATAGTTCCTTCAAGGGATACTGTAATTCAGTTTGCAAATCtggcaaggaaaagaaaaggggaggaatGAAAAAGAACTGAGGGGGAAAGGGAGTTGGGgagaaagggacagaagataattCTAATAGGCAAATGATACGGATGGTCTACTGATAACATTTGTGAAGAGTTGCTAATCTGTCCTCTTGAACTTTACTCACCCTACCAACCACAGGTCGTACACTTGGACAACATGAAGGAGCCAGAGGAAGAGATCCAGAAGTTGCCACCACAACCCCCCTACTACGACATGGCAGCCACCGAGCCAACCCCTCACTCTGACAAGATGGTAAGGATGGGGGCCACTGCCTGCCCACAATCTGGACCTTTCCATGGATCAGGGATGGGGATCCTGcattcctccaggcacagctggACAACAACGCCCAttctccttgaccactggtcataCTGGTTGGGGcctatgggagttggagtctgacaacatctggtgTGCCACAGACATCTCCGTTCCTGATTCTAGAGGAGGCCTTCCTTGCTCTCAGGAGGGACTATCttgtctaaatattttttttgtatgcagtgtGGAATGCTGCTTCAtatatcagagatggggaaccggatgctggactcccaactcccatagtccctgaccattgaccatgttggctggggctgatgggagttggagtcgagTCCAAAAGCAATTGGAGGGCAACTGGTGCCCCATTCCTGACATACAACTTAAGCACCCTGGTAGTCAGCTGGTAGTCCAGTCTGACTCCCTAAGCTATTAGGTCTCTCCCACCCACTCATCCCCAAAAGGTAACTTCCCATCAAGAACCCCTTGTTGCATCATGATTCCTTTTCTGGGTGAGAAGCAAAAAAACCTCAGGTGTTTCTTTGTATAATCTTAAGCCTGTCACTCATAGCAAGCAATGGCTGTTGTGGTACATCCTGCGAGCACTTCTCCAACTTTGTGGGATGGGAATTGTGAATCATTTCAGGTGGATTGCCAGGGTATCAGCTTGGGAGAAAATGGTGATGGTGCAATATGAAAGAGAAGTAGCCCCTTTGGGATGCTGGGCTATGCCGTGGTACCAGAtgagaaagggggagagggcaggTATTGATCCAGAGTCAATGGCTGCTGCTATTTGCTGTTGGCTCTGGTTGCATCCCTCTTGCAGGACTCAGACCATTGAGGAGGCCAGCTTGAAAGCAACAATGATTCAGGGGGCCTGTGTGGAGGTCCCCAAAGGGGAGCTTTGCCTGTGGGGAAGCATAGGGCTTCCCACCAGCCAGCATGCCCGAGACTGGGAAGACATCCACACAGAGCATGGAGAGAGGGGGCGGGAGGGCAGGCGGATGCCACGGCAGATGGGTGATCTGCCAGCGGAGCATGCTGGTGCTTGACTGTTAAATGAGGAcagcactttttttctgaaaGCACTTGTATTGTATGAATCTGTTTCAGCTGCAGGCAGGAAGACGGTAAATGCAAAGCAGGAGCGACAGCAGGGAGATTAGTGGGGGGTCACCGAAGGCGAAGAGAGTTGAGTGGAGAGGAAGGCGAGAGGCCACttcggaggagggagaggaatacAGAACAGGAGGGGGAAGGTGTCTTTTTCTCCCTAGCCTATGATGGGCTTGCAACACCCATATGCAGGCGAGATTGCTGCTTGGTGCTTCCCAAAGCTGCACATTCAAAGCCCGAGACCAGCCCAGGTGGGCCCCTTGAGATGGTGATGGAGGTGACGGTGCACCCCAAGCTTTGTAGAAAGGTGTCATTCTGGCTCCTTCCCAGGTAACCCATTGCCATAGatcagaggtagccaatgtggtgccctccagacattatcAGAACGCAACACCCATCCCTGGCCATTCAACAtggtggcaggggctgatgggagttggagtcttcaAGGTGGCACATGGGCTTCCCCTGCCCTAGACAACAAGCTTCAAATGGTGCAGGGGAGGGCACTGATTCACATGCCATTGTGCAACTTGGTACATGAGAAGAGCAAAGAGCTGGGCTTTAAAGAGTCCTGCTggttcagaccaatggcccatttgcAACCTGCTTCCCGCCTTCACCAACCAGATTCCACTGGGAAGCAGAGCAAGATGATCATTCTCTATTGTTTCAATGTTGATGTTTCTTATTTGCGGGTACACTGCTTCTGACCCTGGAGCTTCTGTACCGTCATTCCAGCTATCAGCCTCTGACAAATCACTCCTCCTGTATTCATTTGGGTCATCCTCTGTAAAGCCATCTCAGCTCGCAGCCAGCACTGCATCATGTGGCAGTGAGTTCTGTAAGCTACCTGCGCCTTTGGTGAAGAATCGCTTTGTTTTGTCAGTCCCAACCTGCTGCCCATCAGATTCATGGGAtgaccctgagttctagtgttgtgAGTCTTCTTTTATTGCTATTAATTCTTTTCATACTGACGATAATTTTAGAAACCTTCATCCTGTCTTCCCTTCCTCATCTTTTTTGGCTAAACGTAAAAGTCTCAAATAACTTTCCTTGTCCTTTACTGCACTTTCTCTACCTTTATGATATTTCATACAGAAACTGGCTAGGGGCCAGTTTACTTACAGTATTGCTTTACCCCACAGATACCGACTCAACTGCTTCAAGCTGCAGATTTGGCACTGttgcaagtgccacataatatctGTTCCGCAGTTGTAATAAATTGATCGTTTAGCGTGGCAGCTCCCTGCTTGTTAGGACACCCCATATTCATCTcacggagctacagttcccagaactccctggaaagagggattgattgttacacCAGTCTGAGAATTTTAGCTCTGGGGGGAGAATAGGGGTCACCTGgtaactctcaacacccttagaaaactacagttccaagaATTCGTCAGGAGAAAGCCAGAACTGTTTAAAGTCGTATCACAGGCGCTGTGTGGTGTGAACATGGCCCGAGCTTTCTGCACCACCCTCAGATTCTGAAATTGGACTCACTTCTGTGCCTTGCGTCTGCCCTGCTCAGGCTGATGACCCTGGACATTAATGCCGGTTGCTGTTTGATGTTGTGGTCAGTTTGCCAGCTGGCTCCTTTCCTAGCAGACTCCTAAATCAGCAGGTCCTCTGAGTTGGCAGAACAGTCCCAGAGGCATGTGGCCTCCCTAGTCCCTGCCAGGCAGGGCGGTTCCAGAGTCAGGCCAGGGACTCTGAGAAAAGCAGATAAAGCACAATGGCAGCATTAGTATGGAGGCAACAGGTGCCTGCACATTATGCGGTGATACAGGCAGTGCTGCCACCTCCCCATATCTCCTGGGACATAATGATGGCTGTTGCCAAATGGAATAAAAGTCCATGGCAGCACTAGCAACTCAAGATGCTGATCTTTGAACAGATCAGATCCGTTGTGTGCTTAAGCCAGTTTTGTCCACTATAACTCCCAAAGTCTCTGGAAGAGGCATTTCTTTTGGGGGGTGCACAAAATGCACATTCAACATGCCATCTGCAAGAGGGAGGGATCAGCAGACATAGGGGGAACCTCAAATTTTgtagaagtggggaggggaggggaagcataAGAGGAGGATAACCCCCAAAGggcccagtgaggactgagcatgctcagttggtGAGGAGTGTTGACTGATTGCTAGGGCTTAGGGAATTGGAAATTAATGAAGCGGGGAATGGAGTAACCTGGAAGAGGGTATGGCTGGCTGACTGGCTGGCTGGCGGGAACTAAACAGGAGCACACTatgctgcaatattttgttgcaggcccaTGTTGTATCAGTTTAAATCCAAGCACTGAAAACAAGCCCAAAGGCTACACTCCTTGACTGACTGAGGTACAACAAGCCTCAGAATGGAACTGGGTCAACCCCATCACCGCAATCAGTACAAAGAGGTCAACTGTAAATTGGTTTTCTCTGATTGTGTTCCATTGCAATTGGGGTCAGCCTTTCCACCTGGTCTTTGGTACGGCCTGTGTAAAATCAGTTGGAGGGTTGTGGGCATCATATTCTGAACACGGCCATCCCAAACAAGTTTTCTTAAATTATCTCCCCCTGCCCACCTTGCCTTATCATATACTTATCGCCATGGCCCTAGCTTGTTAAATGATTGCAACTGGACCGTTTGTGGTGCTGTAGTTTATTTCTTAAAACTATATCACGCCTTTTCTTCCTTGGGAGAGACCAGAGTGACAAACACATCAAAATAAAtttctaaaaacagtttaaaacattctGAAAACTTCTTTGCAACTGATTCAGGGAAGGcccatcccattttgccacctgaagtAAAATGGGATTGTTGCCTCCTGCCCCCAACCCCCACGACTTTCACCACTGGGCAGGCATTCTGCAAAATATTGCCATTCCACTTCTCTACCCAGGGGCAGGGAAGCCGAGCAGCAACATTTTGTTTGGCAATATATGAACTCAGCATGAGAGGAAGCAATCAGTGGGCTCTTCTCTTTGTGCTACTCCACATCttccagagagagggagagagttgtAGGGATGGCTGATCATACATGAAGTTCACTGAGGACTGGAAACAGTGTGGTAGTAATGCTGAGGAAGGGACACCCTTCACTTTCCCAAAAATGACTACTGCAGTGCCGCCTCATTTAAATTTGATTTACTCCAAGAATGTGTGAATGCACACCTGTCCCTTTGGTTGATGGTGGTGCAGAGCTGGAAACTTGTTTAGGTTTGGAGGTTGGAGGTGGGGACAAAATAGGGAGGGGAAGTGGTAGAGAGAGGGGAACCTGGAAAGAGTATCAGGGGAAGCAGAATAAGTGGGATcgagggaggaaagagatggaGCTTCCATGGTAGAAATGAGCAATGATCTAATCTTATAATTCTGATCAGGGGGAAGAAAATTATAATGAATGGAGAGGTTCTGGAATTCTGAGCCCAGAGGATAGGTGCCATTCTTCTGTAATTCTTCTGGGGAAGAAATTTGCTCAGGGAACCCAAACTCAGCTGTCTTTTGACATCTGTCCTTCTCCCTATATTGTGAtattgctttccattttttaaaaaaatgcatacagaaaAAGAATGTAGGTTATGGAAAATAATGTACGAAAATGCTGTACATTGGAGAAAATTGCTTTAGAAAAATGTGTATGGAACTGTGTATATTAGAGTGAAATGCAGACAAAAATGGAGACAGATTTTCCATGGAAAtactgcttaaaaaaataataatatcacaaaCTTGTGCAGAAGTGGCCATAACTAATTTTAAGATTAGGAGAACAGGAAACAGAGAGGGACCAAAACTGATGTTTTTGTCCAACGTTAATGTTCTTCCAGAATAAGGGTGATTGCAGGGACTAGTTGCAAACTTCCATTGCATCCAATTCTAATTTGTCATTCCAGACCTTGCCCCCCAGCTAGACCCTGCCCCCAAACTCTCTCATTCTGATTAGAGAACAAAGATGGATGATGAATCTGGTTCTCTTGCAGAGACAGGTCCTTGCAAGTCAGTCCTCAGACCCTGGGCATGCTCAGCAATATATTTTCCTTCCGAGCTGCTTCAGGGTGGCAGGTTATTATGGTCTGTCCTTCTCTATCCCCCCCCATGCTCTtcccccagggggtactcaaaggtactctttttgttgttgttaaaaagtgtggcgcTTATTGtagcaacttcatggtgagtaccagcgccgatttttctaggaaaaaagcgcTTCCCCCTCCCATACCATTTTTCCCTCCTCTTGAGGCTCCTAGTGCTGATGTCAATGGGTGATGTCTTTTTATCTACTTGTATGTTGAAGATCTGCAGGTAGCCAGAAGAGAAAGCAGCTGAAGATGTGAGCGTTTTGTAATCTCACAGAGCCAAACTAAATGTAATCCTGGCAAGAGCTGTGTGCCCAGGCTGGAATGCTGTTGAATCCTCACCAAGTGGAGGTTTAAAGGACAGTAAAGGTGGTGGGAGCTACAGacctttccccaccaccaccttttatttaaaataagcaGCGCAATCCAAAGTGGACCCAGGAAACACCTGCAGTCCAGCCATCAAGAGCCTCTTACTTGCCAAATTCAGAGTTGACCACAGCCCTATGTAGATGTCCTGGCAGAAAACGGCTGCTGTGCACATTACCTGTCACAAGCAGGGTTTCCAAACTCTGGTGCTTTTCTTCTGGTTCACCACAGTGGTGCCTTAAAAACATCTTCTTGACGTGAGGAAAACTCAACAGGTACAGTTTTGGCCCACTGCTGCACATATACGTGGGGGAAATCTTCCCCTGTTGAATTTCTTCCTCTCGGGGACTAAGAAATATATGGCGATGGGGAAGATGGGAAGATGGACAGGAGCGTGCTATTTAATCTCTCATCAGCAAAGGCATCCGAGTGCCTGCCATGTTAACAGAGAGCCAAGTCCGGGATATGGTACTCTGAGGCAGTCAGAGGCAATTactcaggaaatcagcccttgtaACAACAGGCTCTAAAGTGCTTGTTATGGAGCCATAAACCTCTTTGAGTGGCTTCCCCACAGCTGGTAAATGGCTGTGAACCATTTCAGAAGGGGTGGGAGGTGCCTTGGAATGAAGCACCTTTTACATAATATCTGTGACAAGGCAGTGCTTCATGTGGAGGGAAAAAGCTGAGAGATCATTATTGGGGGTTTGGGGGCGTAATAATGGGGAGGTTCATtaagagactccccccccccaatctgaagTCTTGGCTGTATCAACAATGCTGCTTCAACTGTTAATTTCCCAGTCCTTAAAGTTGGAGAGGAAGAGGGTCCTCTGCTAACAGTCCCTCCCTTtgtatgttaaaaataataataaaattcacctGGTCAAGCACAAATTCAGGATGCTGCCATGTTTTCATGGCTTTACAATGGCGTGTTTGATGTCACGGGTGTCCAAAGAGAGACAATACAGGGAAGGCTGGTCTTGGATCTGGGATTCCTGGGGGCCCAGGTCTTTCAGTATATTCCACACCACAGGTTTACACTGGTTCAAGAGTCCTCCCTTCTGTCCAgggggattctgggagctgtagttcttcTCTGTAGGGGGTCCACCTGTCCTTTGAAGGCCAGCAAGCGCCTTTAGGGTTTTCAAAAGTGCTGTGTGTGACAGCTGCTAAAATGGCTGCTGCGATGGAATGTGTGgcttaacacaaaatggctgccacatctgaaAGAGCAGAATGAGAGACAGGTCCTTTTGCAGGCACCATAGAGGATACTGTTGGGCACATTGGTATAGATATAAGGTGGGGGATTTAAAGGTGATCTCCCTCCCCACTTGAAATCTGACAGAGGACATCTGCTATACAGagctgtagctaggtgatcttgcgcccctggcagaaccgtccagattgagCCCCCTATCAACAGACAAATTAactcttctttccgcctctcctccccctccccccaccaaggCCCTGAGGGTGAAAATGGTGCCCTAGCAGCGCTGGGACcatgctggaagcagcccagagcctCCTGCAGCACTGGGGCACAAGTTTCAGGAAAAGCACCGACTTCGATTTTGTGCCCCCCTCTCGCCTGCGCCCCTGGCAGCGACCCACTTTGCCCTAACTATGGCCCTGCTACTATATGGTTCTCCTGATGGTGGTCTTGAATCATAGCAGCTGACTCTGAAGGGTTGTTGTTGCAGGGAAGAAACTAGTAAAGACGGCAAATTGAAATACACTATACAATTGTTAATGTGGAGCAGGCAAGCATTCAGGTCCTCAATGCGATGTATGATGCCGTTTTTTTACTGTtcattttaaacctttttttatcTCTTCCCCACTGTCATTCTTTATTTTCTGCCTCACTTTGTCTTCCTGCCCCACACATGACCCACCCCATACCtctgtttcttccttccttcctgtttcttTCTTGGCACGATCCCATTGGTTGTGTGTTTTCGTCCATGTGCATTTGGGTgcgtgcatctctctctctcccacacacctcTCTGCCTTCGTGTCTCTTCCTCACACAACACACTTTCCTC
This genomic window from Podarcis raffonei isolate rPodRaf1 chromosome 15, rPodRaf1.pri, whole genome shotgun sequence contains:
- the LOC128403104 gene encoding uncharacterized protein LOC128403104, whose protein sequence is MMEARQDPFITRQAALFFKKDVRVYQGQENKTTQQRQANTGKMTAWRDEDVQLVGSQEDKPLPRGIPGGIFGILGVVAAAALIISVAVTVFIVYRRQQKGRSDTDNDLIDLPPSHKPAPPPPKRKQEMKSHLTAEDIQVVHLDNMKEPEEEIQKLPPQPPYYDMAATEPTPHSDKMNFGKRHTEIPDAGDYLSCRYSREDQYLARIPYVYSPLSYLPEDAYSSRHSEASFCCPPPGSRAPYICPKEQYV